CTGCATAACAACCCCGCTGCATCGGAATGCGTTCAAGTTGCCGCTGAGGTGCAAAAGTTACCTGCATCCGGTGAGCGGAATCGTTAGCTGGCGTAGTTTTTGGCTGGGACAGTACAGCGAGGTTATCGGTTAGGAGTGAATGTTAAACTTGAATCAAAAACACTAGGAGAGAGATCGCTGTGACTTCTATCACAATTGATCTTTCAGACAGCCAATTCCGAAAGCTACAGGATTTCGCAAGAGTACATGGCATTGCGATTGAAGTGCTCTTGAAGGCAAGTTTGGAAGATTGGCTAAATCTGCAAAAAGGCGATTTTGTTAATACAGCCGATTATGTGCTGATGAAGAATGCTGAGCTGTATCGACGTTTGGCATGATCCGCTATTTGACGCTAATAGAGGTATTAGAACTGCATCGCAGAATTCTTGAGCAATCTGGTGGAGCGATGGGTATTCGAGATATGGGTTTGTTAGAGTCAGCGATCACCCAACCCCGCATGACGTTTGGCGGAGATGAGCTGTACCCAAGTTTGCTGGAGAAAGCAGCGGCATTAGGGTTTTCGATCATCATGAATCATCCATTTGTAGATGGAAATAAACGTACAGGTCATGCTGCGACGGAGACTTTTCTTGTTCTGAATGGGGTGGAAATTAGCGCCTCTGTAGATGAACAAGAGCGTGTGGTGATGGCGATCGCATCGGGCAAACAAGAGCGTGAGGTATTTGTAGAATGGTTGCAGCAGAACACAACCGCCAGTTAACAAGTCGATGAAGCGGAAGATTGAGAGATCTTCGTGAGGTTGCCAAAGTTGTCTGCTGCCGCTTATCTTGGTCG
This genomic interval from Neosynechococcus sphagnicola sy1 contains the following:
- a CDS encoding type II toxin-antitoxin system death-on-curing family toxin; its protein translation is MIRYLTLIEVLELHRRILEQSGGAMGIRDMGLLESAITQPRMTFGGDELYPSLLEKAAALGFSIIMNHPFVDGNKRTGHAATETFLVLNGVEISASVDEQERVVMAIASGKQEREVFVEWLQQNTTAS